The proteins below come from a single Holdemania massiliensis genomic window:
- a CDS encoding SIS domain-containing protein, with protein sequence MKKWMYDCVLETPATAEAMFKNKEALVGKLVDLFLAKDYKKIVMVASGSSYNIANCSKYAIQTYLGVKVDLINSVTYAKYDYQFHENALVICMSQSGKSTNTIEAVIKAKECGNDVVAISMVPNSPITRYCDTVLEYGSYGPGDDVFVCRGVPTSTLYFILFALEAGVKKGVYPKDSYKKRMKEIETIIHEMPRIREKIDGWYDANKEELWSMKRAMTVGIGPSFGPAIEGALKMEETIGIPSNVYETEEFLHGPVYEIKKDNAVFLLDMDDKMHDRVMMIYEGLHQLTDRVYLITRHPGNSDKRVMTIDVDTCSLLLPMLFVMPFQILSSRVCDDCRINAITVYNYRFSQAIKTKAN encoded by the coding sequence ATGAAAAAATGGATGTACGACTGCGTGCTGGAAACACCAGCGACGGCTGAAGCAATGTTCAAAAACAAAGAAGCCCTGGTTGGCAAGCTTGTCGATCTGTTTCTGGCAAAGGATTATAAGAAGATCGTGATGGTGGCTTCCGGTTCATCCTACAACATTGCCAACTGCTCGAAGTATGCAATTCAGACGTATCTGGGCGTAAAGGTCGATCTGATCAACTCTGTTACGTATGCCAAATATGATTATCAGTTCCATGAGAATGCTTTGGTTATCTGCATGTCGCAGAGCGGCAAGAGCACCAATACGATTGAAGCTGTGATCAAGGCGAAGGAATGCGGCAATGACGTCGTGGCGATTTCAATGGTTCCGAATAGTCCGATCACACGCTATTGCGATACGGTCTTGGAATACGGTTCTTATGGTCCAGGGGATGACGTGTTTGTCTGCCGTGGGGTTCCGACATCCACGCTGTATTTCATTCTGTTTGCCCTGGAAGCCGGCGTGAAAAAGGGTGTTTATCCGAAGGACAGCTATAAGAAACGCATGAAGGAGATTGAAACGATCATTCATGAAATGCCGCGCATCCGTGAGAAGATCGACGGATGGTATGACGCTAATAAGGAAGAACTGTGGTCGATGAAACGGGCGATGACCGTCGGCATCGGTCCAAGCTTCGGTCCGGCAATCGAAGGTGCATTGAAAATGGAAGAAACAATCGGCATTCCGTCCAACGTCTATGAAACCGAAGAATTTCTTCATGGTCCAGTGTATGAAATCAAGAAAGATAATGCGGTTTTCTTACTGGACATGGACGATAAAATGCATGACCGCGTCATGATGATTTATGAAGGTCTGCATCAGCTGACGGACCGCGTCTATCTGATCACGCGTCATCCGGGAAACAGCGATAAGCGTGTGATGACAATCGATGTGGATACCTGCAGTCTGCTTTTGCCGATGTTGTTTGTCATGCCGTTTCAGATCTTATCCAGCCGCGTATGCGATGACTGCCGCATTAATGCCATCACCGTTTATAACTATCGGTTTTCTCAAGCCATCAAGACCAAAGCCAATTAG
- a CDS encoding GntR family transcriptional regulator, giving the protein MKEMPKYKIIENYIIDRIQSGDLKPGDQIETEKQLSEKFEIGRLTVNKALINLAQEGYIERTAGKGSFVLPRMVTKSISQGGSFTDDMASVGMKAGSQLIEYKVYKASDVPEVAEYLELTGDELIHYFVRLRTGDGNPIALSYTYISAKIVPAINVRALEGSLTEYLHSVGVYRGGALNKITAHLPTETQKKLLGVGNTALLLNEHITYDQQHRPYEYIKTFYISSQYAYTFRTGFLAER; this is encoded by the coding sequence ATGAAAGAAATGCCAAAGTATAAAATCATTGAAAATTACATTATTGATCGGATTCAGTCAGGCGACTTGAAGCCGGGGGATCAGATTGAAACGGAAAAGCAGCTGAGTGAGAAATTTGAGATCGGACGGCTGACCGTCAATAAGGCGCTGATTAATCTTGCGCAGGAGGGCTATATTGAACGAACGGCCGGAAAGGGGTCGTTTGTGCTGCCGCGGATGGTGACCAAAAGCATCTCTCAGGGCGGCAGCTTTACTGATGATATGGCTTCGGTCGGAATGAAGGCGGGTTCACAGCTGATCGAATACAAGGTTTATAAAGCTTCGGATGTTCCCGAAGTTGCGGAATATCTGGAACTGACTGGGGACGAACTGATTCATTATTTTGTGCGCTTGCGAACAGGGGATGGGAATCCGATCGCATTAAGTTACACCTATATTTCCGCCAAGATCGTTCCGGCGATCAACGTCAGGGCGCTGGAAGGCTCGCTGACGGAGTATCTTCACTCTGTCGGCGTTTACCGTGGGGGCGCGCTGAATAAAATAACGGCGCATCTGCCCACTGAGACTCAGAAAAAACTGCTGGGTGTCGGCAACACCGCCCTGCTTTTAAATGAACACATTACGTATGATCAGCAGCACCGGCCCTATGAATATATCAAAACGTTCTATATCAGCAGCCAATACGCCTATACCTTCAGAACTGGTTTTCTGGCAGAGCGCTGA
- the nrdG gene encoding anaerobic ribonucleoside-triphosphate reductase activating protein → MTVLNMAELRCSSPVQFDSIVDGEGLRAVVWTQGCPHGCPGCHNPQTHAFDGGTLMLTETIADQLKAHFYLDGVTFSGGEPMMQAAVCAQLAEEIHKLGMNVWCYTGYQWETLLEKRDPDQMAFLKQIDVLIDGPFVIAEKSLNLTFRGSANQRLIDVPASLNSGQMILYESHP, encoded by the coding sequence GTGACCGTGTTAAACATGGCTGAGCTGCGATGTTCATCACCGGTGCAGTTTGACAGCATTGTCGACGGCGAGGGTCTGCGGGCTGTTGTCTGGACACAGGGATGTCCGCACGGCTGTCCGGGATGCCATAATCCCCAGACCCATGCCTTTGACGGCGGAACGCTGATGCTTACGGAAACGATTGCCGATCAGCTGAAAGCGCATTTCTATCTGGACGGCGTCACGTTTTCCGGCGGAGAACCGATGATGCAGGCGGCGGTCTGTGCTCAGCTGGCTGAGGAGATCCACAAGCTGGGCATGAATGTCTGGTGTTATACGGGATATCAATGGGAAACCTTGTTGGAAAAGCGAGATCCGGATCAGATGGCTTTTTTGAAACAGATCGACGTGCTGATCGACGGACCCTTTGTCATTGCTGAGAAATCGCTGAATCTAACGTTTCGCGGATCCGCGAACCAACGGCTGATCGATGTGCCGGCCAGCCTCAATTCAGGACAGATGATTCTTTATGAGAGTCACCCGTAA
- a CDS encoding anaerobic ribonucleoside triphosphate reductase, producing the protein MEIEVMKRDGRTVRFHTEKIQNAIEKGFNNVGTHSSEENVKKVLNRALNQIAASGMARIEIEKIQDQVEEAFVEEGFIEEYKAFKNYRQKRALARDCFSSRQHRLMKTLENFGIKDSKEVNEKRENANINGDSAMGMMLQYGSTLTKAYTTSYCLDSKVASAHENGDIHIHDMDFYPMGTTTCLQIPLDKLFHGGFNTGHGFLREPKDIASYAALAAIAIQSNQNDQHGGQSIPLFDYYLAPGIMHTFKKNYRQALTDYVDYTQALDEAAFNAALAQIDELTDLKAIAMAADQLALVYEKALAKTERAAYQAMEGLIHNLNTMHSRAGAQVPFSSINFGTDTSEAGRMVSRQLLLAMESGLGNHETPIFPILIFKIKEGVNYNPGEPNYDLFQLSCRVSAKRMFPNFAFIDAPFNKQYYQEGRPETEIAYMGCRTRVIGNEIDPENEVVVGRGNLSFTSINLPRLGLKHGEILQGQCDLEGFYQELDDKMDLVKDQLLERYRVQCARRVKNFPFLMAQGNWLNSDQLDIEDTLESVLKHGTLTIGFIGLAECLKALVGAHHGESEEAQQLGLTIIKRMRERCDSYTKQYGLNFSLIATPAEGLSGRFIKMDKEEYGKIEGVTDKEYYTNSFHVPVYYPTDFYHKLSVEAPYHALTNGGHISYVEMDGDPSANLAAFEKVVRMMKELGIGYGAINHPIDRDPVCGFNGIINDECPCCGRTEDEIPFERIRRITGYLVGTLDRFNDAKRAEVRDRVKHG; encoded by the coding sequence TAAGAAAGTCCTGAACCGGGCTTTGAATCAGATCGCAGCCTCAGGCATGGCGCGGATTGAAATTGAGAAGATTCAGGATCAGGTTGAGGAAGCTTTTGTGGAAGAAGGCTTTATTGAGGAATATAAAGCGTTTAAAAATTACCGTCAGAAACGGGCATTGGCTCGCGACTGTTTTTCTTCCCGGCAGCATCGGTTGATGAAGACTTTGGAAAACTTCGGGATTAAGGACTCCAAGGAAGTTAATGAAAAACGTGAAAATGCCAACATTAACGGCGACAGCGCGATGGGGATGATGCTGCAGTACGGCAGCACGCTGACCAAAGCGTATACGACTTCTTATTGTCTGGATTCCAAAGTGGCTTCCGCTCATGAAAACGGCGATATCCATATTCATGACATGGATTTCTACCCGATGGGAACGACGACGTGTCTGCAGATTCCTTTGGACAAGCTGTTTCATGGCGGCTTTAACACCGGCCATGGCTTTCTGCGCGAACCGAAGGATATCGCTTCGTATGCAGCGCTGGCGGCGATTGCGATTCAGTCCAATCAAAATGATCAGCATGGCGGCCAATCCATTCCGCTGTTTGATTATTATCTGGCTCCGGGCATCATGCATACCTTTAAGAAAAACTATCGTCAGGCACTGACTGACTACGTTGATTATACGCAGGCGCTGGATGAAGCTGCCTTCAATGCGGCTTTAGCTCAGATCGACGAACTGACGGATCTGAAGGCGATTGCCATGGCGGCGGATCAGCTGGCTCTGGTCTATGAGAAAGCCCTGGCGAAAACCGAGCGGGCGGCGTATCAGGCGATGGAAGGCTTAATTCATAACCTGAATACAATGCATTCCCGAGCCGGCGCGCAGGTACCGTTCAGCTCGATTAACTTCGGCACGGATACAAGCGAAGCCGGAAGAATGGTCTCCCGTCAGCTGCTGCTGGCGATGGAAAGCGGCTTGGGCAATCATGAAACACCGATTTTCCCAATTCTGATCTTCAAGATCAAAGAAGGCGTCAACTACAATCCAGGCGAGCCGAATTATGACTTATTTCAGCTGTCCTGCCGAGTTTCCGCCAAGCGGATGTTCCCGAACTTCGCCTTCATCGACGCGCCGTTTAACAAGCAGTATTATCAAGAAGGCCGTCCGGAGACTGAAATTGCCTATATGGGCTGCCGGACACGCGTCATCGGCAATGAGATTGATCCGGAAAATGAAGTGGTTGTCGGCCGCGGCAACCTCAGCTTCACCTCGATCAATCTGCCGCGCCTGGGCTTAAAGCATGGTGAGATTTTACAGGGGCAGTGCGATTTGGAAGGCTTTTATCAAGAACTAGATGACAAGATGGATCTGGTTAAAGATCAGCTGCTGGAACGTTATCGTGTTCAGTGCGCGCGCCGGGTCAAGAACTTCCCGTTTTTGATGGCACAAGGCAACTGGCTGAATTCTGATCAGCTGGATATTGAGGATACGCTGGAATCGGTACTCAAGCATGGTACGCTGACGATCGGTTTCATCGGACTGGCTGAATGTCTGAAAGCGTTAGTCGGTGCACATCATGGTGAAAGCGAAGAAGCTCAGCAGCTGGGCCTGACGATCATCAAACGGATGCGGGAACGCTGCGACAGCTACACAAAGCAATACGGTCTGAATTTCTCGCTGATCGCAACGCCGGCTGAAGGTCTCTCAGGCCGTTTTATCAAGATGGATAAAGAGGAATACGGTAAAATTGAAGGGGTAACCGATAAGGAATACTACACCAATTCTTTCCATGTTCCGGTTTACTATCCAACCGATTTCTATCATAAACTGTCGGTTGAGGCACCTTATCATGCCCTGACCAACGGCGGACATATTTCCTACGTTGAAATGGACGGCGATCCGTCTGCCAATTTGGCGGCTTTTGAAAAGGTTGTGCGAATGATGAAGGAATTGGGAATCGGCTACGGTGCGATCAACCATCCGATCGACCGCGATCCGGTCTGCGGCTTTAATGGGATCATCAATGATGAATGTCCATGCTGCGGAAGAACCGAGGACGAGATTCCATTTGAACGCATCCGCCGCATTACCGGATATCTGGTTGGTACGCTGGATCGCTTTAACGATGCCAAGCGGGCAGAAGTCCGTGACCGTGTTAAACATGGCTGA